The genomic window tgatcTAGAAAACTAGATGGGCAAACATACCAAGAAAACtacttattttccttttattttattttattttgaaatccaagtgtttgatttaattattcgagTCATATTTTTACTTacatttgtatgtatatatcttattcataatttttattatataggtTAGAAAGAAGAAACACATTGcatcatttgttttttcaccTTAATCATGTTAATCATATTAATTAATgcagcaattttttttttaaacttatggTGTTGTTTCCCTAATTaggtttgcaattttttttttaataagggtAATAAACACAATTACTTTTAGGGATAAGAGCACAAGAAACAATATAAGCCCACACGTGTGCCTTCACTTGGCTAATACAGAAATTGAGTTGCAAACTCACATCCATAGCCGGAGACTTGTGACACCACTGTATCCGGCGCATTTTAAACCTGGGCAATGAGCATCCCACATACTATATCTTTTATAGTGGGGTTAGTATCACTGGACCAAAGATTTTTAATgatatgtaaatatttaactgatattttcaaattagataaaatacatatattaaataagaaatttcGCTCAATTATACGTTTCTTAGGTCATATTCATTCCTATACAGAGCTTTTAAATGGATTGGACGGCCAAGCATGTTTTGAAACATGTAGATAAAAATCTAGTACTTGGATTCTATAATTTTTAGGCACTTAATtatgtctttttctttcaaatattGTACTTAGTATGTTAGGATATAATAACAactaaaattgatatataaataGCATTTTAAATCTCACTTTCAAACCCCCTTTTATCTGGGTAATTCTACACTCAATTTCCACCctcgtctctctctctctacataTTTGTTCtctgtttttacttttaattcttaaatctacaaacatttataaacatatgtaaataacatattgtgtgtatatatatatacgtatactATATTGAACATAATTTATCTACTTAttaaaacatttatatttttagtatatatatatatatatattataaatgataaGTAACAATATCTAACGTAGCTttgtttattcaattttttttcttaaaaaaaaaagcaacaataaatttctatacattattatatataaatattcaacTGAATAAGTGCTGTTTACAAGCAGTGATCACTTTgtctttataaattaaaattactacataaattaaaaaatcaccAGCTATTAATGACAGACATAGCTTAtctacacaaaataaaaaataataaataaataaaagtaacaaaataaataaataaataataataataataataataataatggctCCACCACCATGCAATTGTTTGACAATGTCCACAATCCCAAAGTAGTTCATCTTCCAaatgactatatatatacacacacacacacacaatcccACACACCATTCCTCTTAACTcccctcttcttcctcttcttcttcttcttcttcttcttcttcttctctacatATATAGAAAGAAACAGTAGTGTgatccttctcttcttcttcttcttcttctctacatATATAGAAAGAAACAGTAGTGTgatccttctcttcttcttcttcttcttcttcttcttcttcttcttcttcttcatcatcatcatcatcttgggTGGTGACATTGATGATGGTGGCTGCTCCCTTGTCTTCCTGGCCTTGGGAGCACCTTGGCAACTACAAGGCATGCAatcctttctctttctctacCTCTCTCTCATGTGTACAAACTTGTTATCTTTTTCTCTGCATGCATGTCTGACTACAGTTTTACTCTATTTACTGTGCTTGTACATCCATGCTCTCTCTGTCTGTAGACTTATTCAATATATGTTTACTTGTCTTTTGACTCTTTTGCTTCTGCATGTCTGAAGATGAAGGTTTCctgtctctctctttctctctctctctactctTGTTTCATATGTAccatacaaatacatatattcTCATCTCTGTTTCTATATGTCCAAAAACTGAAGCCTTTTgctctctctttatatatatacatatatatatatatatacatgtataaatacTTGTCTTCCTTTCTTCATGTCTGAAACTAAATCTCTTCTCTGTTGTCCTCTTTCTCTACACTTGCTTCATGTCTGCATGCTTCtctaaatatgaaatatataatatacatatacatatatatatatatatagcttcatgcatgcatagttttgattgtttcttcaTTAATTCTGAAGATAAAGTCTagcttctctttctttctgCATGTCTGAACATGAACCTTCAatcttttctctgttttttaCAGTACGTACTGTGCGCACCACTGATTGGCAAAGCCATGCATGCATGGGCATGCACACACCACTTCCAAGCTCACTCATGGCCACTCCACGTCCTCACTCTCCTCGCTCTCCGCGCCATCATCTACCAACTCTGGTGCTCCTTCTCCAGCATGCTTTTCCTCACTCGCCGCCGCCGTGTCCTCACCGCCGGCGTTGACTTCTCCCAAATCGACTCTGAGTGGCACTGGGACAACTTCCTTATCCTCCAAACTCTCCTTGCTTCCTTTGCCTACCTCTCCTTCCCTTCTCTTTCCTTTCTCCCATTCTCCAACTCCAAAGGCTTTCTCTTTGCTCTTCTTCTCCATGCCTTCCTTTCAGAACCTTTGTTCTATTTCATTCACAAGTGTTTCCATAAAGGCACTCTCTTTTCTCACTACCATTCCCTTCATCACTCCTCCAAGGTACCCCATCCTTTCACAGGTATAtgcccttaaaaaaaaaagcttaattaGTGTGTTCTGACCTCTCTTTAATGGTGTCATTTACTTCTTCTCACACTACTTGTTGTTGTTTGGAATTTTGTAGCTGGGTTTGCAACTCCATTGGAGCACCTTGTGCTGAGTTTGGTCATGGCTGTGCCTCTTGTAGGGGTGTCCTTAATGGGACTTGGCTCTGTGTCCTTGATTTTTGGCTATGTGTTGCTCTTTGATTTTTTAAGGTGTTTGGGACATTGCAATGTGGAGATTTTCCCTCATAAACTCTTCAAGGCTTTTCCCCTCCTCAGATTCCTCATCTACACTCCTACGTATgtactctctctttctctctcatttattgattcattgattgattggtttgtttgtttgtttgtttgtttcctCATAAATTTtgctttctagggtttcaatttTTGTAGTACTTCACCCTTTTCTGTTTTactgttgttcttcttcaatgGATTGGAAGTCTAGGGCTTCCAATTTGATCAATTGCTCTGTAAATTCTTTTGTCCCACACAATTGGTGAATGGTAATAATCTAGTGTTTCAATTTTACTAACACTTTTCACTTTTTGGTTTTGCTGTTGTTTCTTAATCAATAGATTGGAAATCTAGGGCTTCTTCCAATTTGATAAATTGCTCAGTAAATTCTTTTACAATTAGTAGAAGGTTGTAATCTAGGCTTCAAATTGATGGATTTCTTAAGACTTTGGAAAACCCTAAGAAAATTCTCAAAAGGGACCACAAGTCACACAATTGCTGCTGTGTGTTAGGTGTGCTTCCCTGGGcccttttctcttttcattttcaagagtaCAACTCCCAAAACCTACTTCCTTTTCTGCTCATCAAACTCAACAACCTAATTAAATCATACAGATATTCAATCTTTTGTTTGATGTACTGATTTGTTTATCTCATATGCAGATACCACAGCATTCATCACATGGACAAAGACTCAAATTTCTGCCTTTTCATGCCACTCTTTGATCTTTTGGGtggaactctaaaccctaattcATGGCAACTGCAGAAGGAAATCAGCTCAGGTTTGTTTAAAACTTTGAATCTGAATGCATTCAAGGACAATTTGCACAGTAAGTCAGTAACCCTATCTAGCCCACTTGAGCAGCTGAATTGAATGTCCAGTTGCATGATTCTGAGTCCCTTTCTGCCATCCCAGTGccagactttttttttttctctggtGTTTGTGATGCCTCTGTAGAAAAAACTCTGGCCTTATTCACTTCAATtaagaattagggtttgtttgtAGGACCATCTAGGTCAAAAAAGTTCTGCCAAAGGTTTAAATGCTCTGCTGGTTTCACTGTTGAATATTAGATATGGTCCATCAATGCAAGAAGTTATGTTGCAGTAATAGTTCCTCTGTTTGACATTGTTTGCATTTATACTTGTTGTTGGCTCAATccatactaaattttttttatataaaattgctGCAATGCAGGGAAAAATGATCAAGTTCCTGACTTTGTATTCCTACTGCATATCGTCGATATAACATCATCTCTTCATGGACCGGTTGTTTTCCGTTCATTCAGTTCACTTCCATTCACAACTAAACTTGCCATCTTGCCAATGTGGCCGTGTGCGTTTATCGCCATGCTCTGCATGTGGGCTTGGGCGAAGACATTCCCCGTCTCATTTTACAATCTCCAGGGAAAATTGCATCAATTGTGGGTGGTTCCTAGATATGGTTTTCAGGTGCTAAAATATCACAAATCAATTCATATCACTGACACTTTAACTGAAACATAAATTAACTTACAACACAATGCTCCATCCAATTCTGCAGTATTTCTTGCCATTTGCCGCCAATGGTATCAATAAACTGATTGAACAAGCCATCTTGAGAGCCGATGAGATCGGCGTCAAAGTCCTCAGCCTTGCAGCATTGAACAAGGTTAGCTTCTCAGAAAAACATACAACTCGCTGCCATGCATGTCAGTAAAATTTAAAGCTTGACAAAGAATGAGGAAACTTGTCAGTGTTCATTGTCTTTATGAACTATGATTTCCTAAATTTGCAAATATGGTGTTTAAATGCCACATGAAAGCCATGTGAACTTGTATTAATAGGTAGTCAGTAGACATTagcttgttctttctttctggTCTTTTATCCTGGTAAATGGGGCAGATGACCCACCAAGCCTTAACTGATACTCAGTTATGGTGACTGCTTGCTTGTCTTAAATGCAACAAAGgatgaagcttttttttttttaattattagttggATCAAGAGTAACATAATGTGGAATGGGATTAGAGCTTCAAtttaattctctttttttttttctgcagaaTGAATCACTTAATGGTGGTGGGACATTGTTTGTGAACAAGTACCCGGATTTAAAAGTTCGAATCGTCCATGGAAACACTTTAACAGCAGCGGTGATCATTAATGAGATTCCTAAGGATGTGAAGGAGGTGTTCTTGACAGGAGCTACCTCCAAGCTTGGCAGAGCCATTGCATTGTATCTATGCAGGAAGAAAATCAAAGTTTTGGTAAGCTAGTTAACTCCATCACTTTTTTCTTGTAAACAATCAGCACAAGATGTGCTTTTTTAAACATTTGAATTGGATTGAATTGTAGATGTTAACACTTTCAACTGAGAGATTTCAAAAGATCAAAAAGGAAGCACCACCAGAATACCAACAGTATATTGTTCAAGTGACCAAGTATCAAGCTGCGCAGCATTGCAAGGTATCATGTGATACTACAAGATGATTAGACTTTGCAAACTCTATCTAAATCTAACTTTTGTTAAATCTTCTGAAATGTATGAAGACATGGATTGTTGGTAAGTGGTTGTATCCTCGGGAACAACGGTGGGCACCGTCGGGCACTCATTTTCACCAGTTCGTCGTTCCACCTATATTCGGGTTCAGGAAGGACTGCACTTATGGGAAATTAGCTGCAATTAAGCTGCCTAAAGATGTTCAAGGACTCGGAATGTGTGAGGTATGTactctatttaattttgttttacccGAAAATTCACTTATGGAAAACTTCACTGATTGTTTCGGCAATGTTAACAGTATACACTTGACCGAGGAATTGTACATGCGTGTCACGCCGGAGGCGTGGTGCATTGTCTGGAAGGATGGACA from Dioscorea cayenensis subsp. rotundata cultivar TDr96_F1 chromosome 9, TDr96_F1_v2_PseudoChromosome.rev07_lg8_w22 25.fasta, whole genome shotgun sequence includes these protein-coding regions:
- the LOC120269417 gene encoding very-long-chain aldehyde decarbonylase GL1-1-like, which translates into the protein MMVAAPLSSWPWEHLGNYKYVLCAPLIGKAMHAWACTHHFQAHSWPLHVLTLLALRAIIYQLWCSFSSMLFLTRRRRVLTAGVDFSQIDSEWHWDNFLILQTLLASFAYLSFPSLSFLPFSNSKGFLFALLLHAFLSEPLFYFIHKCFHKGTLFSHYHSLHHSSKVPHPFTAGFATPLEHLVLSLVMAVPLVGVSLMGLGSVSLIFGYVLLFDFLRCLGHCNVEIFPHKLFKAFPLLRFLIYTPTYHSIHHMDKDSNFCLFMPLFDLLGGTLNPNSWQLQKEISSGKNDQVPDFVFLLHIVDITSSLHGPVVFRSFSSLPFTTKLAILPMWPCAFIAMLCMWAWAKTFPVSFYNLQGKLHQLWVVPRYGFQYFLPFAANGINKLIEQAILRADEIGVKVLSLAALNKNESLNGGGTLFVNKYPDLKVRIVHGNTLTAAVIINEIPKDVKEVFLTGATSKLGRAIALYLCRKKIKVLMLTLSTERFQKIKKEAPPEYQQYIVQVTKYQAAQHCKTWIVGKWLYPREQRWAPSGTHFHQFVVPPIFGFRKDCTYGKLAAIKLPKDVQGLGMCEYTLDRGIVHACHAGGVVHCLEGWTHHEVGAIDVDRIDIVWNAAMKHGLTPV